CCGACAGCGGGCCGTTCATGAAGGCCAGCAGGTTATCGGGCCCGAGCGGATCGACGTCGGGACCCTGTTCGAAGACGTACTTCACGCCGAGGCCGCGCGCCCCGATATACTTCTCCGCGTCTTCGTCGTCGATCGACTCGTAGTTCACCTCCCCATCGCTCAGATCGATACGTGCGACGTTGTCTTGGAATCCACCGAGTTCAGTCATCGTCGTTCACACTCGGTCTCTTCCCCCTGGAGTGTGTTAGTTGTTGCCACACATTCGTTACGAACGACCGAAAGTCGTGGAACGAGCAACAACGATCGGTTCCGAAATCAGACGCGATATTCGTTGAAACAAGTGAAAGACGGCGCCTCGAGTCGATGCAGACGGGAGTCGAGCGGGGGTCTTTTTTCGCCGTTCGGCGCGTAGTCGTCGGCGGTGAGTCACGGTGATCGACGTCCCCGACGCGTTCGCGCGACTCGAGCGACCGGAGTACACCGGCGAGAATCGGTGTCTCCCGTGCACGGTAGTGAACGTCGCGATCGCGTTCGTTCTCGCGGCCGGAATCGGCGTCGCGGGCTCCGCGCTCGTCGGCGCGCTCGCGTTCGCGTGCTGTCTGCTCCTCGTCTACCTCCGGGGCTATCTGATTCCGGGCACGCCGACGCTCACGCGGCGCTACCTCCCCGACCGGGTCCTCTCGTGGTTCGGCAAAGCCGACGCCCCGGAGCCCGAACGACGGCCGACGATCGAGACGGCCGACCTCGAGGCCGCCGTCGAGACCCTCTCGACGGCCGACGTAGTGCGCTCGACGGCGAACGGTGACGGGCTCCGCCTGACCGACGACTTCCGGGAGCGATGGACCGACCGCCTCCCGGCCGGCGGCGCGGTGGAATCGCTCGCGGACGCCGTTGCACCCCTCGTCGACGCCGACGAGATCGACTCGCACGGCGAGGCCGCCGTCGAACTCGACGGGACGAAGCGGCTCCGCTGGGAATCGGACGCGGCGCTCGCGGCCGACGTCGCCGCGGACCGAGAGCTCCGGACCCGCCTGGACGGCTGGGAGACGCTCGAGCCGGCGGATCGCCGCGACGTGCTCGCGGGGCTGCGACTCCTCCGGGAGCGCTGTCCCGCCTGCGACGGGCGTCTCGAGACGCGCCGCGAGCGCGTCGAACACTGCTGCCGACGGCCGCGAGTGGCCCTCGAGACCGACTGCGAGACCTGCGGGCGATCGATCGCCGCGCTCGCCGTCGGCGAGTCGAATCCGCTCCTCGAGTGGGTGCCGGCGGAGGACGCCGTCGCGTGACCGCCGGCGGCGACCCGGATCGGTTCCGACTCGAGAGGCGACTGATCTCGAGTGCCCGAGCTGACGGCGAGGAGCGACCGGCGACGGCCGACGGTCAGTCGTCGGCGGCCGGATCGGCCGTCTCGCCGAGCGGTTCGACCTCGACCTCGATCTCGGCGGCGGCGGCCTTGTACTCGGGGATCTTCGCCCGCTCGTCGAGGACGTGGTTGGTGAGTCGATTCGCGGAAGCGGCCGCGAAGTGCGGCGTCGTCCAGACGACGCCCTCCTTGGTGTCCTCGGTGACGTGGGCCTCGAGCGTGATTTCGCCGCGCCTGGACTGCAACCGGACGTACTCGCCGTCCTCGATCCCGTAGCGCTCGGCGTCGGCCGGATGGACGTCGACGAAGTTCTCCGGCGTCTGGCGGTTGAGCGTCGGCGATCGAGTGCTCATCGTCCCCGTGTTGTAGTGCTCCTCGAGGCGCGCGGTCGTGAGGATCAGCGGGTACTCGTCGTCCGGGGTTTCGGCGGGCGGGGTGTGCTGGACGCCCTCGATGTGGCCCAGCCCGCTCTCGGTCTCGAACTCCTCCTCGTAGAGGAACGGATCGCCCTCGTCGCCCGGCTCGTAGCAGGGCCAGTGGATCCCCTCCTCGCCGAGGCGGTCGTAGGTCATCCCGTGGTAGCTCGGGCAGACCTGCCGGAGTTCCTCGAAGACTTCTTCCGGGTCGTCGAAATCAAACAGGTCGTCGCCGTCGTCGAAGAGCCGCTTCCCGACCTCGGACAGGATCTCGAGATCGTGCTTCGTGTTCTCGTGAACCTTTTCGACGCCGCGCATGCGCTGAACGCGGCGGTCGGTGTTGGTGACGGTGCCGCCGCGTTCGGCCCACGTCGTCGCCGGCAGGAGCACGTCGGCGTACTCGGCGGTCTCGGTCGGGAAGATGTCCTGGACCACCACGAACTCGAGATCATCGAGACGCTCGGCGACGGCGTTGGCGTCGGGTTCGCTCATCACGGGGTTCTCGCCCATGACGTAGAGGCCCTTGATCTGGTCGCCCGCGGCGTAGGAGATCTCGACGTTCGTCAGCCCCGGCTCGTCCGGAATCTCGAAGCCCCAGACGTCCTCGACCGATTCGCGGGCCTCGTCGTCGTCGACTAGCTGGTAGCCCGGGAGGACGTTCGGCATCGCGCCGACGTCACAGGTCCCCTGGACGTTGTTCTGGCCGCGCAGCGGGTTGACGCCCGTCCCGGGCCGGCCGATGTTCCCGGTGATCAGCGCCAGGTTGATCTCGTTCTGGACGTTGTCGACGCCGCAGGCGTGCTGGCTCATCCCCATCCCGGTGAAAATGGCCGCGTTGTCCGCCGCGGCGTACTTTTCGGCGGCGCGTTCGATCTCCTCGATCGGGAGGCCACACTCCTCGGCTGCCGCCTCCTTATCGAACTCCTCGAGCGTTTCCCTCAGGTGGTCGAACCCTTCCGTGCGCTCTCCGACGAATTCCTCGTCGATCCAGCCGTCGTCGGGATTCTCCTCGTGGTGCTCGAGGATCGTCTTCAGAACGATATTCAACAGCGGGATGTCGGTGCCGGGGTTCAGTTGCAGGTGCTGGTGGCGCTCCGTCTCGTCGATTTGGAACGACCGCGTCGTCTTGTTCGCGTGCGGATCGACCTGGATCACGGTCGCGCCGTCTAAGACCGCCTGTCGGAAGTACTGGCTGTTGGCGATGGGGTGTTGCTCGCCGGGATTCGCCCCCTGGATCCAGAACAGGTCGCACTCCTCGCGGAGGTCGCGCATGCTGTTGGTCATCGCGCCGGCGCCCAGACTGGTCCGCAGCGCCCAGACCGTCGAGGCGTGGCACATCCGCGTGCAGTTGTCGACGTTGTTCGTCCCGTACCGGCGCGCGAGCTTCTGGAGGAGGTAGTTCTCCTCGTTCATCGTCTTCGAGGAGCCGAAAAAGCCCACGGCGTCCGGGCCGTACTCGGCGCGGATCCGCTCGAGTTCGTCGACGACGTACTCGTAGGCCTCCTCCCACGTGGCCTCGCGGAACTCGCCGTCCTCCTTGATCTGCGGTTCGGTGAGTCGGTCTTCGTGATCGATCACTTCCGTCGCCGCGCCGCCCTTGATGCAGATGCGGCCCTCGTTGACCGGCGCGTCGCCCCACGGCGTGAACTGGACGTCGCCGGGGTCGTCCCCCTGCTGAATCCGAATGCCACACCCGACGCCGCAGTACGGGCAGATCGTCTCGACCGGATCGTGGTGCTCTTGCTGATCGCTGGACATTGGTCTGTGTTGCTAGCTGTCGGCCTGCGGTTCGGTGCCACGTAGACTGACTCCGTCCGAATGCATGAGTCTTTCTAGCACATATCGCGAAAATCGGTACCAATTATCGGACGGGCGCGGCCCGTTTCGGACGAACACCAGGTCGACTCCGACGTCCATCGCCGTAGCGAGGCCAGAGGGGGAACGCTCACGGCCGCGCGTGGCAAACTGTATCACAGGAATGGGACTCACCCGATCGGTGCTCGAAGCGAACGCCGACGAGTACCGCGAGCGCGAACCCCTCTACTCCGTCGAACGGGAGTCGATCGAGACGCTTCCGGACGCGTTCGCCGCGGGCGAGTTCGGCCGTCGCGACGCCGAGTGGGTCGTCCAGTGGTACTACCGGCGCCTCCTCGGTGCGATCCCCGACGCCCGCCGTCGGGAGCGCGAGGAGCGGTTCGGGCGAAACGAGTTCGAGACCGTTCGAGACGCGATCACCGACGTCGCCGCGGCGACCGATCCCGCCGATCGGATCGGCCGACTGACCGCCCTCGAGGGCGTCGACGTCCCGGTCGCGTCGGCGTTCCTGTTCTTTGTCGATCCCCAGCAGTGCATCGTCGTCGGCGAACGCGAGTGGACCGCGCTCGCCGACTCGGGAGAGCTGTCCGAACCGTACCCCGAACCCCCGTCGGTCGCGGACTACGAGTCGTATCTCGAGCGCTGTCGCTCGCTCGGCGACCGATTCGACTGCGACATGTGGACGCTGTACCGCGCGCTCTGGCGGCTGTGGAAGGACCGGGACTGAGACTCGTCGGCGGTCAGCGGACGGAGAGGTCCGATCCCTCGCCCCGTTCGGTGAACTCGAGTTCGATCTCGAGTTCCCGCTCGCGCTTGCTCGCGAACTCGATCTCGACCTCGACCGGATCGCGGTACTCGAAGGGGATCTCCCACGTCGACCCCGCCACCGTCACCCGCGTGTCGGCCTCGAGCTGATCGGCGAGTTCCCGGAGGAACGCGGCCGTCTCCTGCCGCGAGAGGTACACCTCTCGTTCGAAGAACCCGTCGGTGATCGTCCGCCGGTCGCGGTCGCGATCCTCCGGGAGCGTGACTCGATCGGACATGGGATTTAGTACCACACTTACCGGCATAAACCTGCACCAACGTCCTTCGAATCCTGTATGTAGGGGGAGCGTACCGGCGAAATCCTTCTTGGGCCGGCGACCCACGTGACTCCATGTCCCTGATCGAGGTACTGGGCAACGGGACCCGACTCGAGATTCTGCGCGAACTCTCCCGGGGGCCGAAGTACGTCTCCGAACTCGCCGAGGCGGTCGGCATGGACGGGACGAGCGCCGTCCACCACCTCTCGACGCTCGAGGACGCCGATCTGGTCGAGTGGTACATGCGCGGTAACCGGAAGTACTACCGACTCACGCGTTCGCTCGAGTTGCGGATCGCGCCGCCGCCGGAGCGGACGTTCGTCCTGCAGGCCGACGAGATCGACGCGTCGGATCCGTCCGATCGGTGAGCGACCGACCGCGGTACGGTTCGCGCCCGCCGCCACAGCGGCAGCGGTCGCCGCTCGAGCAGCGACGTGAGGCGGTCGTTCGAGGCTCGTCCGGTCGATGCCTAACAGTCCCGCGTTCGATACTGTCGGCGGTGCCCGACCGGTCACTTAGTAGCGCACCCGTCGTGGTGGACGGTATCGTATGACAGTAAACGGCCCGATTCCCGTCACCGTCGTCACCGGCTACCTCGGGGCGGGAAAGACGACGCTGATCAATCACGTGCTGTCGAACCCGGGCGGACGGCGGGTGGCGGTGATCGTCAACGACATGGGAGAGATCAACGTCGACGCGGACCGCATCGCGCGAGAAACCGACGAGGAGGGAATCGTCGACCTCTCGAACGGCTGCATCTGCTGTCGGTTACGGGGGGATCTCCTCGAGGAAGCACGGCGGCTGGCGGAGCGCCGAACGTTCGACTACCTGCTGGTCGAGTCCTCGGGGATCAGCGAACCGATTCCCGTGGCGCAGGTGTTCACCGAGGGGACCGACGACAGCGACGTGGATCCGACGACCCTGTTTCGGCTGGACACGATGGTGACCGTCCTCGATACGTACGGGTTCTGGAAGGAGTTCGACGCCGGAGAGCGGCTTCCGGAGGGTGCGCAACCGGACGCCGACCGGCCGCTGAGCGAGGTCCTCGTCGAGGGGATCGAGTTCTGCGACGTCTTGCTGCTCAACAAGTCCGATATGGTCCCCGAGGACGTCCTCGAGGAGATCGACGCGGTCGTCGAGACCCTCCAGCCGCGTGCGAAACGGCTCCGAACGAGCTACTGCGAGGTCGATCCGGACGTCGTACTCGACACCGGCCGGTTCGACTTCGAGCGGGCGAAGCGCTCCCCGGGGTGGAAGCGCCACCTCCGCGGGGGTGAGGACGGGCACGATCACGACGCGGGGCGAACCGCCGCCGAGATGCACGGCGTTTCGTCGTTCGTCGTCCGGTTCGATCGACCGTTCCATCCGGAGCGACTCGCGGCCTGGCTCGAGGACTGGGACAGCGCGATCGTCCGCGCCAAGGGCGTCTGTTACGTCGCGAACCGGGAGCAGGTGATCGGCGTCAGTCAGGCCGGGCCGTCGGTCAGGGCCGGCCCGATCGGCGAGTGGCGGCCCGACGACGACCGTCGCACGCGGCTCGTGTTCATCGGCCGAGACATGAACGAGGAACGGATTCGCGAGGAACTCGAGGCGTGTCTGGTCGACGGCGACGACCCGGAGGGGACGGCAGCGACGGCCGACCCGTTCCCGCTGTAGTTGCCCGCGATCGAGTTCTCACAGCTCCAACTCGTCGCTGAGTTCCTCCCAGGACTCGTGAAAGCCGTGGGTCGACCGGTCCGTCGTCCGATCGGGGACGGCGTTCTGATAGACGTCGTCGTACTCGAGCAGCCGCGTCCAGCCGTCGTGGAGGGAGTAGCTGCAGTACTGGCACATGCGTCGAGCTACGCCGGTCGACGACATACCCGTTTTGCCGCACGCGGCGCTCGAGCCGGTCGCAAGCGACAGAGCGAAGCGACGGCGGCATCGGCGAGAGTGATCGTCGAACGGGCCAGAAGACCGATACCGGCGCGAGGACGCGACGATGAGCGCGAAACGACGGGGCGGATACGTTCGTAGCGCGACCGACGCGGTCGAACGGGAGTGCGATCGCTGCGAGTGGCGCGCGGTCGCGGACGCCTATCCGGAACTGATCGAGCGGTATCAGGATCACCTCCGCGAGGAACACCCGACGGCGTGGCTGCGAAGCTAACGTCGGACTCGCTCGCGACTCCCGTCGCGGACCCGGTCCGATCGGTCGCTTCGAAACGACCGCTAGACCGGGACCGCCGGCGAGACGGCTACGGCTCGAGTAAGACCTTGATGACGCCCTCCTCGCGCTCGTCGAACTTCTCGTACATCTCGGGAGCGCGCTCCAGGTCGACGCGGTGGGAGACGACCCAGCTGGGGTCGGCCCGCCCCTCGATGATCATGTCCCGGAGCTGCCGGTTGTACGCCTTGACGTTGGTCTGGCCGGTACCCAGCTTCTGGCCCTTCTCGAAGAGTTTCCCGAAGTCGATCCCGAGTCGTCCCTGGGCCGCCATCTCGTCGGGCGCGCCGGGATCCGACGGGACGTACAGCCCCGGAATGCCGAGCTCTCCGGTCGGGCGGACGGTCTGGATGAGCTGGTTGATCACGACCGCCGGGTTCTCTCGGGCCGGGTCATAGGCGTCGTCGGTCGGATCCGTCTCGGGGTCGATCGCCTGATACCCCACGGCGTCGACGCCGGTGTCGACCCCGCCGCCGTGCAGGTCCTTGATCTGTTCGACGGGATCGCTCTCCTCGAAATTGATCGGGCGAGCGTCGCAGTGGTCCTCGGCCAGGTCGAGGCGGCTCTCGACGCGGTCGACGACGTAGATCTCCGAGGCGCCCTGGATCTTGGCGCTGTAGGCGGCCATCAGGCCGACGGGACCGGCCCCGAAGATCGCGATCGATTCGCCGGGTTGCAGGTTCGCGAGTCGGGTGCCGTGCCACCCCGTCGGGAAGATGTCCGCGAGGAGCGCGAAGGCGTCCTCGTGTTCGTCGCCCTCCGGCAGTTTCAGCGCGTTAAAGTCGGCGTAGGGGACCCGGAGTTTCTCCGCCTGTCCGCCCTTGTACGGTCCCATCGCGACGTAGCCGTACGCGCCCCCGGCGAAGCCGGGATTGACGTTGGTACAGAACCCGGTATACCCGTTCTCGCAGTTGCGGCAGAACCCGCAAGCGACGTTGAACGGCATCACGACGCGGTCGCCCTCCTCGAGCGACGTGACGGCGTCGCCGGTCTCGATCACGTTGCCCATGTTCTCGTGACCGAAGACGATCCCCGGATCGGCCGAGGTCCGCCCCTCGTACATGTGGAGGTCCGACCCACAGATGCACGTCGTCGTGATATCGACGATGACGTCGTTCTCGTGTTCGATTTCGGGCTCGTCGACCGACTCGACGGCTACCTCCTGCGGTCCCTGATAGACGACGGCGTCCATTGACATTAGTTATCAAACCTCGATGAACGGACGACGAACTCCGTTGTAAACCTTCGCGTGGTCGCTGCGCTCGAGGACGATCGTTTAACGCCCGTTCGTTCCGAGGAGAAGACGTACCGGCACGAACGATTCTGGGTTCGGCCGGAGCGTCCGATCGACCGTCCAGTCTCGTTCGCCGGCGGCGCGCGACTACCGTCACGAGACGGTCCCGCATCTCGCCAGGGGAACCGGACAACTGCCGGCGAGAGCGACAGTCCAGCCGGTTGATCCCACACCCATCACTGATAGTATATAATCGAATTTTCGCAGAAGGCATTTATCACCCTCCGTGGTGTGGGACTCTGCCGCATGGTCAATTCAGTACAGCTCGACACGGCGAAGGAGGTCATCGACGCGGCAGAGCAGCGAGCCGAAGAGATAGACAATCCGATGGTGATCGCGGTCGCGAACTCGGAGGGCAACCTCGTCGCCCAACACCGGATGGACGGCGCGTGGCTCGCGTCGATCGATATTTCGCGGAACAAGGCCTACACGGCGGCCGCGCTGGACATGCCGACGCACGAACTGGCCGATCCGACCCGGCCGGGCGAATCGCTGTACGGCCTGCAGAATACCAACCAGGGACGGATGGTCATTTTCGGCGGCGGATACCCGCTGATGCGAGACGGCGACGTCGTCGGGGCGATCGGCGTCAGCGGCGGCGCGGTCGAGCAGGACATGGACGTCGCGGAGTCGGGGGTCGACCGCTTCGAAGAGAACTCTCCGTAACGAGTCACGGCGTTCGGCGTTCGTCGCGCGCCGACCCGGACGGCGGATTTCAGGTCGGAAACGGACCACACTAGCTCCACCGGCGTCGTTGCGGTTCACTCGACGGCCGGCGGTTCGTCCGTCCCGACGATCGCACCGCCGGCCGATCCGCGACGCGTGTATAGATTTCCAACGGAATTCCCTCTCCGGGTTGTTAGTTATATGTTGGCAGCTAGCATGCAGTAGGCCATGGTCGAAGACCTCCTCGAGAGCGCCATCGAGGGACAGGGACCGTGGTTCGCGTACGTCGTTCTCGTCGTCGGGGCGGTCGTGCTCACCTACAGCGTCGAGAAACTCATCAGCTATCTCACCCGGGCCGCGATCGGTCTCGGCGTCTCGATCTTCACGCTCGCGATCATCTTCACGGGCTTCGAGTTCGACGACACCGTCGTCGCACTGGTGTTCGGCGCGGGCGGTCTCGAGCGCGTCGCGCTCGGCACGGCGTTCGGAACCGCGCTCGCGATCACCGGGATCACGCTGGCGGTCGCGGCGATCGTTCGGCCGTTTCCCGTCGAGGTGCCCCGGGATTACCTGGCGCTGTTCGTCCTCTCGCCGTTTCTCCTGGTTCCGTTCGTCCTCGCGGGCACGCTCGGCGCCGTCCACGGTCTCGTCCTCGTGGCGGCGTTCGTCGCCCTCCTCGGCTACGTCGTCGGCCGGGAGTACCAGCGCGACGTGCCGGTGTTCAGGGACTCGGAGATCGCGGAACGCATCGAGGCCGACGGCGGCGTGCCGATCGACCGACTCGACCTCGCGAACATCGACCGCGGAACGGTTCTCGAGGAGATTCCCGAGGACCGGTTCGTCACCGGATCGCGCCACGAGGGGGCGTTCTGGCTCGGCCTGTCGCTGCTCGCGCTCGTCGGAGTCGCCGCGGGCGCGCTCCTGCTCGAGGCGGGGTCGGAAGCGATCGTCGAGTCGTGGGGAATCGAGGAGACCGTCTTCGGCGCGACCGTCCTCACGCTGGTCCTGACGTTCGAGAACCTGCTGCTGACGATCGAACCGGTCCGCCGGGGGATCCCGGAGATCGGGATCGGTCACGTCGTCGGCAGCGTCATGTTCTCCGTCACGGCGAACGTCGGCGTCATCGCGCTCGTCGCGGACGTGGCGATTCCGCCGTCCGTGCTCGTCTTTCACCTCCCCGCGGTGATCGGCCTGACCGCCGTCGCCGCCGCCGCCATCGCCACCGGACGACTCCGGCGGCGACACGGCTTCGTCCTCGCCGGACTGTACGCCGCCTACTGGCTCCTCGCGCTCTTCGTCTTCGGCGGCGTTCCGATCCCGGACTGACGCCCCGATCGCCGCCGTCGACCCGACCGGTCGACGGGGATCGATCGCGAGAACCGATCCGACGCCCGGAATTAAGTGCCGCGCCGTCGTTTCGGCGTGCGTATGAGCGCCGCGGAGCTCGTCGGTCTCGCCGCCCTGTTCCTGACGGGCGTCGTCCTCGTGATCTGGTGCGTCGAGGTCTTCATCGAGGCCGTCGCCCGGAGCGCCGTCTCGCTCGGTATCTCCGGCTTTTTCCTCGCGGTCCTCCTCGCCGGGATCGACCTCGAGAACGCGATCCTCGGTGTCACGGCGGCGTTCGTCGACCTCCCGACCCTCGCGCTCGGGACGGTGTTCGGCGAGTCGCTGTTCGTCCTCGCGGTCGCCGTCGGCGTCGCGGGGCTGGCCGTCCCCTTTCGGATGGCCGTCCCGCGGATCTACCTGCTGTTGCTCGTCCTCGTCCCCCTTCCGGCGTTCGCGCTCTCGCTCGACGGGACGCTCGACTGGACCGATGGCGCGATCCTGACGGTCCTGTTTATCCCGCTGCTCGCCGGCATCTTCTGGCGCGAGCGCCGCTCGGAGACGACGTTCCTGCTCTCGGGGGAGGTCGAGGAGGTCGTCGACCTCGAGGCGGACGCGGAGACGGCCGGAGCGGCGGGATCGACGGCGAACGCGGGCGCGGACGCGGAACCCAACGGGGGCGATCGAGCGCCCGCACCCGACCGCGACGCCGATCTCGATCTGGACCTCGACCTCGACGAGTTCGTCCCCGACCTCGAGGGGAAGAGCGGCCGGTTCAGCCTCGCCGTCGCCCTCCTCGCGATCGTCGGCATGACGGTCGGCTCCGGGCTCACGGTGGTGAGCGCCGAGGGGATCTTCGTGGCGCTGGGCGTCTCGGGGCTCGCGTTCGGCGCGACGGTGCTCTCATTCATCGCCTCGATCGAGGAGTTGGCGCTCACCGTCGAACCGGTCCGACGGGGCCGGGCCCACCTCGCCGTGGGGAACGTCGTCGGGAGCACGGTGTTCTACGTGACGGCCAACGTCGGAATCATCGCGCTGCTGCGCCCCGTCGATACCGCGGGCGCGGTGATGACGGTCCACTGGCCGTTTCTCGCCGCGTGCCTGCTCGTGGTCGCCGGACTGTTCGCTCGCGGTCGCGTGACGCGGGCGGGCGGCGCGGCGCTGATCGCGCTCTACGTCGGCTACTGGATCGCGAACTACGCGTGACGCGAGCGCGGCCGTTCGCTCGCGAATCCGCGGTCGTCGACGGCGCAACGGACCGCGCTCGAGCGGGTTCAGACCCGGCGGCGAACGCGCTACGCGGGTCGGAGCCGCACCGAAGAAAAGCGCCGGACGGAGAACCGGCGTCAGTCGTCGTCAGTCGTCTCGTTATCGGCCGTCTCGTTAGCGGGTCCGGCGATCGTCTCGTTATCGGCCTCGATCGTCGCGTTGTCGTCCGTCTCGTTACCGGCTCCGTCGATCGTCTCGTTGCCCGCCGCGTCGGCGGTTTCGTTGCCGTTCACGGTGGTCGTCTCGTTGCCGTCCGCCTCGGCCGGTTCGTCACCGGCGGGAGCCGCCTCGCCGTCGGCCGCGCCACCGATGGAGATCTCGCCGACCGCATCGAGTTGCGACTGGTCCAGGTAGACGCCCATCCGCTCGTCGGCGACGAATTCGACGGTCTGCGTGGCGCCTTCCTCGCTGGTGAACGGCGAGCGGACGTACGTGTTCCACTCGTTGGTGTCGCCGCCGCTGGCGATCACGAAGTTGTGGCCGGGGAGGGGTTCGAAGACCCGGTTCTCCCGCTCGGGCTGGAGGCGACCGATCCCGTTCTCCCACTCGATCGCGTAGGTCTCGTCCGCCTCGAGTTCGAGCGTCGGGTTCGCCTGGTCGGCGATCGCCTCGGGCTCCTGTCCGACCCACTGACCGTCCTCGAGACGCATCGAGAAGGTCTCGGTCGGTTCGCCCGGATCGACGGCGGGCAGCGTGACGGTGATCTCCTGATCCTCGCCGTCGATTTCGACCGTGTCGGTGACCCGCTCGTGACCGTAGGTCCAGACCTCGAGGTCGTACTCGCCGTCCTCGAGCATGTCGAAGCGGGCGATCGCCGGGGCGTCCTCGTCGGCCGGCGTCTCCTCCTCCAGCCCTTGCTCCTGAGCGCCGCCGGTGTCCGTTTCGTTCCCGCCCTGGTCGGTGGTTTCGTTCCCCTCGGGCACCGTCTCCGCTTGCTCGTCGTCGCCCGTCTGTTCACCCGGATCCGGTTCTTGCTCCTGTGACTCTTCGCCTTGCTCTCCCTGCTGATCCGGATCGGGACGGCCGGCGATGTCGGAGAAGGAGTGGTGATCCCCGACGAACACCTCGGCGCCGAGCGGATCGCCGTTCTCGTCCTCGACGCGGACGCTGAGTTCGTGGACCTCCCCCGGATCGACCAGTTCGATCGGACCGCGCATCTGGACCGGATGCGGGATGCAGTAGTACTGGGCCATTCCCTCTTCGGGAGTGATCGTGAGCGAGGTGGACTCGCCCTGTTCCTCCACGAACTCCGTCGCCTCGAGCACCTCGCCTTCCTCGTCGCCGACGGTGAAGTTGTGGTGCGACCCGTCGCCGTTCGTCCAGATGATCTCGTTCTCTACGCCTTCCATCAGTCGCAGCGGCGGGTTCGAAGCGCCGTCGATCTCCGCGGGCGCGACGCCGACCCAGCCGCCGACGATGCCGAGCAGCGAGAGCGATCGCCCCTCGACGTCGCCCTGCGCGGCCGGCAGCGGGTAATCGACGACGTCGCGGTAGGCCCCGGCACGGCCGGTGAGCGCGGCCGTCCCGGCCAGCGCCGCCGTTCCCTTCAGCACGCCGCGACGGGAAACGTCCTCGCGTGAGCGTTGTTCGTTTGTCATAGTTGTGTTCTGTGGGTTTCGTGGTGCTCGGTAGTCGATTCCGTCAGCCCTCCATCGAGAACACGGCGAGCGTGTCGCCGCGGGTCCCCTGTCGGAGCCAGCCGCTGCCGCCGACCTGCACGGCGACGTACTGCTTCTCCTCGCCGGGGTCGTACCAGCTCATCGGCGAGGCGCTGATCGGGACGTCGAACTCGTGCTCCCAGAGGCGCTCGCCGTTCTCGCCGTCGTAGGCGACGAGGTTGCCGTTCTGGGTGCCGTTGAAGACGAGCCCCGTGGCGGTCGACATCGAGCCGCCCCACATGTAGAACTCGTCCTCGCTCTCGATCCAGTCGCGCCAGACGCGCTCGCCCGTCGCCGGATCGACCGCGGCGAAGGCCGTGATCGACTCGTTCCACTCGTCGGGCATCTCGGAGGCCGGATCGTCCAGTCCCCCGCCCCAGTAGGGGTTGCCCTCGCTGTACTCCTCGTAGCGCCAGTAGAGGTCCTGCGGGAAGTTCTGGTGGACGACGTAGACGTAGCCGGTCTCGGGGTTGTACGACGGCGGCTGCCAGTCGTTGCCGCCCGGCGCCCCCGGAACGAACGGGATCCGCTCGTCAGCGCTGATGTGGGGGATCATCTCCCACATATTGATGTGCTGGCAGATCTCCTCGCTGCGCTCGTGGAGCTGGCCGGACTCGGCGTCCATCATGTAGACCCAGCCGGTCTTATCGGAGCCGACGACCATCTCCGACGGGCCGTCGTCGACGTCCACGTCGCGCAGCAGCACTCGCGGTGCGACCGCGTCGTAGTCCCAGACGTCGTGGGGACTGCTCTGGAAGCCCCACTGGAACTCGCCGCTCTCCAAGTCCAGCGCGATCGTGC
This portion of the Haloterrigena gelatinilytica genome encodes:
- a CDS encoding plastocyanin/azurin family copper-binding protein, yielding MTNEQRSREDVSRRGVLKGTAALAGTAALTGRAGAYRDVVDYPLPAAQGDVEGRSLSLLGIVGGWVGVAPAEIDGASNPPLRLMEGVENEIIWTNGDGSHHNFTVGDEEGEVLEATEFVEEQGESTSLTITPEEGMAQYYCIPHPVQMRGPIELVDPGEVHELSVRVEDENGDPLGAEVFVGDHHSFSDIAGRPDPDQQGEQGEESQEQEPDPGEQTGDDEQAETVPEGNETTDQGGNETDTGGAQEQGLEEETPADEDAPAIARFDMLEDGEYDLEVWTYGHERVTDTVEIDGEDQEITVTLPAVDPGEPTETFSMRLEDGQWVGQEPEAIADQANPTLELEADETYAIEWENGIGRLQPERENRVFEPLPGHNFVIASGGDTNEWNTYVRSPFTSEEGATQTVEFVADERMGVYLDQSQLDAVGEISIGGAADGEAAPAGDEPAEADGNETTTVNGNETADAAGNETIDGAGNETDDNATIEADNETIAGPANETADNETTDDD
- a CDS encoding sodium:calcium antiporter; translation: MSAAELVGLAALFLTGVVLVIWCVEVFIEAVARSAVSLGISGFFLAVLLAGIDLENAILGVTAAFVDLPTLALGTVFGESLFVLAVAVGVAGLAVPFRMAVPRIYLLLLVLVPLPAFALSLDGTLDWTDGAILTVLFIPLLAGIFWRERRSETTFLLSGEVEEVVDLEADAETAGAAGSTANAGADAEPNGGDRAPAPDRDADLDLDLDLDEFVPDLEGKSGRFSLAVALLAIVGMTVGSGLTVVSAEGIFVALGVSGLAFGATVLSFIASIEELALTVEPVRRGRAHLAVGNVVGSTVFYVTANVGIIALLRPVDTAGAVMTVHWPFLAACLLVVAGLFARGRVTRAGGAALIALYVGYWIANYA
- a CDS encoding sodium:calcium antiporter, producing MVEDLLESAIEGQGPWFAYVVLVVGAVVLTYSVEKLISYLTRAAIGLGVSIFTLAIIFTGFEFDDTVVALVFGAGGLERVALGTAFGTALAITGITLAVAAIVRPFPVEVPRDYLALFVLSPFLLVPFVLAGTLGAVHGLVLVAAFVALLGYVVGREYQRDVPVFRDSEIAERIEADGGVPIDRLDLANIDRGTVLEEIPEDRFVTGSRHEGAFWLGLSLLALVGVAAGALLLEAGSEAIVESWGIEETVFGATVLTLVLTFENLLLTIEPVRRGIPEIGIGHVVGSVMFSVTANVGVIALVADVAIPPSVLVFHLPAVIGLTAVAAAAIATGRLRRRHGFVLAGLYAAYWLLALFVFGGVPIPD